A portion of the Sulfuriferula sp. AH1 genome contains these proteins:
- a CDS encoding cation transport regulator: MPYKTVSELPKAQVDQYDAHQKRAFLKAFNNAYKEYKHDESRAFAVAHHAAQQAGKKADKS, from the coding sequence ATGCCATATAAAACTGTAAGCGAATTGCCGAAAGCACAGGTAGATCAATATGATGCGCATCAGAAACGCGCGTTTCTCAAGGCGTTCAATAACGCCTACAAGGAATATAAGCATGATGAGAGTCGAGCTTTTGCAGTGGCTCACCATGCCGCCCAGCAAGCGGGTAAAAAGGCCGATAAAAGCTGA
- a CDS encoding HPP family protein yields the protein MNIFNKPFKPLLAAGTAAVVLGMIGGFALWSGTPWLFPSLGPTIAIQANSPDLSIAKPWNVIAGHIVGLFSGVLAVYLAGALNAPAFNAMHILVGSRVIAAVLAILFSMSMQYVLRADHPPAQATTLLVALGALPSTGSGMLTVLTGVILLAIAGEAVRRIFSEKTA from the coding sequence ATGAATATCTTCAATAAACCTTTTAAACCATTGCTTGCTGCAGGGACGGCTGCAGTTGTTCTGGGGATGATAGGAGGGTTTGCCTTATGGTCAGGGACGCCGTGGCTATTCCCCAGCTTGGGACCGACCATCGCAATTCAGGCTAATTCGCCGGATTTGAGCATCGCCAAGCCCTGGAATGTAATTGCAGGGCATATTGTCGGCCTATTTTCAGGCGTGCTGGCCGTTTATCTCGCAGGGGCATTAAATGCGCCTGCATTTAATGCAATGCATATACTTGTTGGTTCGAGAGTGATAGCCGCTGTGCTTGCGATATTGTTTTCAATGTCGATGCAGTATGTGCTCAGAGCTGACCATCCGCCCGCGCAAGCCACCACCTTACTTGTGGCGCTGGGCGCCTTGCCCTCGACGGGTTCGGGAATGCTCACTGTGCTGACCGGCGTCATTTTGCTCGCCATTGCGGGAGAAGCCGTGCGCCGCATATTCAGCGAAAAAACGGCTTGA
- a CDS encoding molybdopterin-dependent oxidoreductase, translating into MSRNGLLHLLIADGNIDEAFIRQHTLGFDELAKVVMTYAPERVEALSGVPAADLKKAAELITRSSMLVSTCLQGVYQSNQATAAAVQVNNINLILGRIGRPGCGLLQMNGQPTAQNTRESGADGDLPGFRNWDNPQHIEQLAEIWNVDPAIIPHWSPLTHALQIFRYCEIGSIRFLWIQATNPAVSLPNLNRVRQILERSGLFVIVQDAFLTETAQFADVVLPAALWGEKTGCFTNVDRTVHISHKAVEPPGEARADLDIKENDWIRLSSRRGQMEAPARIGNIAPGELFVPFHYGYWDNPCRARAANELTIYEWDPVSKEPHYKYAAVKLEKIASPSSLQPESMRVADNEGGANANESFRNPPPPAAHIADYIGLLQESEQRLVKGLNQLAHTHAEEPDIGTLSRLFASWSQNAVQALQPFTEQYGERQAGEPERLDAALLIPRKPGGFNLLRHLHDLWLMVNESLISIDVLEQASKALRDQELEAAIGHIRQQNQRQAVWLWTRIRQAAPQTLVVPS; encoded by the coding sequence TTGTCCCGAAATGGCCTTTTGCATTTGCTGATTGCCGACGGCAATATAGATGAAGCTTTTATACGGCAACATACGCTAGGGTTCGATGAACTTGCAAAGGTGGTGATGACGTATGCGCCGGAACGGGTAGAAGCGCTTTCCGGTGTGCCGGCGGCCGATCTTAAAAAGGCGGCTGAACTGATTACCCGCTCCTCCATGCTGGTTTCAACTTGCCTGCAAGGCGTGTATCAATCCAATCAGGCGACTGCCGCAGCGGTTCAGGTCAACAATATCAATTTGATTCTGGGGCGTATCGGCAGGCCGGGATGCGGACTTTTGCAAATGAATGGACAACCAACCGCGCAAAACACCAGGGAATCCGGAGCTGATGGAGATTTGCCGGGATTCCGCAATTGGGATAATCCGCAGCATATTGAACAGCTTGCAGAAATATGGAACGTAGACCCTGCCATTATTCCGCACTGGTCGCCCCTTACTCATGCGCTGCAAATTTTTCGCTATTGCGAAATCGGGTCGATACGTTTTTTATGGATACAGGCAACCAATCCAGCCGTATCCTTACCCAATCTCAATCGTGTTCGTCAAATTCTTGAACGTTCCGGGCTGTTTGTCATCGTGCAGGATGCGTTTCTTACCGAAACCGCGCAATTTGCAGATGTAGTGCTACCCGCCGCGCTTTGGGGTGAAAAAACGGGTTGTTTTACCAATGTGGATCGGACCGTGCATATCAGCCACAAGGCTGTGGAGCCTCCGGGCGAGGCGCGCGCCGATCTGGACATCAAGGAGAATGACTGGATACGATTGTCATCTCGACGCGGCCAAATGGAAGCCCCTGCCCGCATTGGAAATATTGCGCCCGGCGAACTCTTTGTACCCTTCCACTATGGTTACTGGGATAATCCGTGCCGTGCACGGGCAGCCAATGAGCTGACGATTTACGAGTGGGACCCAGTCAGTAAAGAGCCTCATTACAAATATGCTGCGGTCAAACTCGAGAAGATTGCTTCGCCGAGTTCGCTGCAACCTGAATCAATGAGAGTAGCCGATAATGAAGGTGGGGCCAATGCAAATGAGAGTTTCCGCAATCCCCCTCCCCCTGCCGCCCATATCGCCGACTATATCGGTCTATTGCAGGAAAGCGAGCAGCGTTTAGTGAAGGGCTTGAATCAGCTTGCCCACACGCATGCGGAAGAACCTGATATCGGCACACTCAGTCGCTTATTCGCTTCCTGGTCTCAAAACGCCGTGCAGGCGTTGCAGCCTTTTACCGAACAGTACGGGGAAAGGCAGGCAGGCGAGCCGGAACGCCTGGATGCCGCACTGTTAATACCGCGCAAACCGGGTGGATTCAACCTGTTGCGTCATTTGCATGATCTGTGGCTAATGGTAAATGAAAGCCTGATCTCGATTGACGTACTGGAGCAGGCCTCCAAAGCTCTCCGTGATCAGGAATTGGAAGCTGCAATCGGTCATATCCGGCAACAAAACCAAAGGCAAGCCGTCTGGCTGTGGACCCGAATTCGTCAAGCTGCGCCCCAAACGCTGGTGGTTCCGTCATGA
- a CDS encoding efflux RND transporter periplasmic adaptor subunit yields MNRKILIPILVVALIGVGGVSYWRTQHDRGIADTALTIYGNADVRQVQLAFNGSERIDRMLVQEGNPVKKGQLLAVLDTKRLEQNVAFRQSQVVAEQQALLRLQAGNRPEEIRKAQADAEAAKIDADNAERTYQRLVELVKQRFIAKQQADNAQSAAEAAQARSNAAHEVWKLAILGPRKEDIAAAQAALQTNEASLAIARKDLADASLYAPSDGVIQDRILEPGDMASPQRPVYTLALTNPIWIRAYVSGSELGKVKPGMRASVSTDSFPGKYYDGWVGYVSPSAEFTPKSVETVEVRSNLVYQVRILTCNTQNELRLGMPATVTIRLDQPPPPQSNGMAVCNKT; encoded by the coding sequence ATGAATCGCAAAATACTTATTCCAATACTGGTTGTTGCATTAATCGGGGTGGGCGGCGTCAGTTATTGGCGTACCCAGCATGACCGGGGAATTGCGGATACGGCGTTAACCATTTACGGAAATGCGGATGTCAGGCAGGTACAACTCGCGTTTAATGGTTCTGAACGTATTGACCGGATGCTCGTTCAGGAAGGGAATCCGGTCAAAAAAGGCCAGCTGTTGGCGGTTTTGGACACCAAACGGCTGGAACAGAATGTGGCGTTTCGTCAATCCCAGGTGGTGGCTGAACAACAAGCACTTCTGCGCCTGCAGGCCGGTAATCGTCCGGAAGAAATCCGCAAGGCGCAAGCCGATGCGGAAGCGGCCAAAATAGATGCAGATAATGCCGAACGGACTTATCAAAGGCTCGTCGAACTGGTGAAACAGCGTTTCATCGCAAAACAGCAGGCTGATAATGCACAATCGGCAGCTGAGGCCGCACAAGCCAGATCCAATGCAGCACATGAAGTCTGGAAATTGGCTATCCTGGGGCCGCGCAAGGAAGACATTGCCGCAGCCCAAGCCGCTTTGCAGACGAATGAAGCATCGCTGGCAATCGCGCGCAAGGATTTGGCCGATGCTTCTCTCTACGCTCCATCCGATGGTGTCATACAGGATCGCATTCTTGAGCCTGGGGATATGGCCTCACCTCAACGTCCCGTTTACACACTGGCGCTTACCAACCCTATCTGGATCCGGGCATACGTTTCCGGTAGCGAATTAGGCAAAGTCAAGCCCGGCATGCGCGCCAGCGTAAGCACCGACAGCTTCCCCGGTAAATATTATGACGGTTGGGTCGGTTATGTTTCCCCCAGCGCCGAGTTCACCCCTAAATCAGTTGAAACCGTGGAAGTTCGCAGCAATCTGGTATATCAGGTGCGGATCCTTACCTGCAATACACAAAATGAACTGCGCCTCGGCATGCCGGCGACCGTGACGATACGCCTGGATCAGCCCCCTCCTCCTCAGTCGAATGGCATGGCTGTCTGTAACAAAACCTGA
- a CDS encoding response regulator transcription factor: protein MTSQKVIRVFIVDDHAIVREGLKQILADTPDLVVAGDAETGHEAIKLARQGKYDILLLDISMPDRSGIEVLKQIKKEAPDIAVLMLSMHREDQYAIRSLKAGAAGYLNKQSAPAELVVAIREVIAGRKYISNALAQELANQVGGNHQTALHETLSDREYQTMTMIASGKCVSDIATELNLSVKTVSMYRARLLQKMKLKNNAELMHYAMKNRLVE from the coding sequence ATGACCTCACAAAAAGTTATACGTGTATTTATTGTCGACGATCACGCCATTGTGCGCGAAGGTCTCAAGCAAATTCTGGCGGACACACCGGATCTCGTTGTGGCAGGCGATGCAGAAACCGGACATGAGGCAATAAAACTTGCGCGGCAAGGTAAATACGATATTCTCTTGCTAGATATTTCCATGCCCGACCGCAGTGGTATCGAGGTATTAAAGCAAATTAAAAAAGAAGCGCCGGATATTGCGGTCCTGATGTTATCCATGCATCGTGAAGATCAGTACGCCATTCGTTCTCTGAAAGCAGGTGCAGCTGGCTATTTGAACAAGCAAAGCGCGCCCGCTGAACTGGTCGTGGCGATTCGGGAAGTGATCGCGGGACGCAAATACATAAGCAATGCATTGGCGCAGGAACTGGCTAACCAGGTGGGCGGTAACCATCAGACTGCACTGCATGAAACCTTGTCCGATCGCGAATATCAGACCATGACCATGATCGCATCCGGAAAATGCGTCAGCGATATCGCTACCGAATTAAATCTTTCAGTTAAAACTGTCAGCATGTATCGAGCTCGATTGCTGCAAAAGATGAAATTGAAAAACAATGCGGAATTAATGCACTATGCAATGAAAAACCGGCTTGTCGAATAA
- a CDS encoding ABC transporter ATP-binding protein, with protein sequence MPIFSLEQGQTSQFALEIDGISKSFRVGQRSVKALHDVSFTIKRGLVTGLVGPDSAGKTTLMRLAAGLLLADAGSIQVLGNDAATQSLAIQSTIGYMPQRFGLYEDLTVQENLDLYADLQGVPKHVRPERYRNLMQMAGLAAFTGRLAGQLSGGMKQKLGLACTLVQQPPLLLLDEPTVGVDPLSRRELWAIVYRLVKEQGTSVLLSTAYLDEAERCDEVVLLHDGKLLDQGTPASLQEPLRDRAFAVTSGSIAKRVLQARLAQSRACWMR encoded by the coding sequence GTGCCTATTTTTTCACTCGAACAAGGCCAGACGAGCCAGTTTGCACTGGAGATCGATGGTATTTCCAAATCGTTTCGTGTTGGGCAAAGATCGGTCAAAGCATTGCACGATGTCAGTTTTACCATCAAACGCGGCCTCGTCACCGGTCTTGTCGGTCCGGATAGTGCTGGCAAAACCACGCTGATGCGGCTGGCGGCCGGTTTGCTACTGGCGGATGCAGGCTCCATTCAAGTGCTGGGCAACGATGCAGCTACGCAGTCATTAGCGATACAGAGCACGATAGGCTACATGCCGCAACGGTTTGGTTTGTATGAAGATTTGACCGTTCAGGAAAATCTCGACTTATATGCGGATTTGCAAGGCGTGCCCAAGCATGTGCGCCCGGAGCGCTATCGGAACTTGATGCAAATGGCCGGACTCGCGGCATTTACCGGGCGTCTGGCAGGACAGCTTTCCGGAGGCATGAAGCAGAAACTCGGTCTTGCCTGTACCTTGGTGCAGCAGCCTCCTCTGCTGTTGCTGGATGAACCGACTGTGGGTGTTGATCCTCTCTCACGGCGCGAACTCTGGGCCATCGTCTATCGTCTGGTGAAGGAGCAAGGCACCAGCGTGTTATTGAGCACGGCTTATCTGGATGAAGCCGAGCGTTGCGACGAAGTGGTGCTGCTGCATGACGGGAAACTGTTGGATCAGGGAACACCCGCCAGCCTGCAGGAACCTCTGCGCGACCGTGCTTTTGCGGTTACCTCCGGCAGTATTGCCAAACGTGTGCTGCAAGCGCGATTGGCTCAGTCCCGAGCGTGCTGGATGCGCTGA
- a CDS encoding AAA family ATPase — protein sequence MSLGYKQRLALACALMHEPQILFLDEPTSGVDPLARREFWRRINGLAEQGVTIMVTTHFMEEAEYCDRLAIMAAGEILTIGTPSEIKVQARSAILPHPGMEDAFVGLIEAHEA from the coding sequence TTGTCGCTGGGTTACAAGCAGCGTCTGGCCTTGGCATGCGCTTTGATGCATGAGCCTCAAATCCTGTTCCTCGATGAACCGACTTCCGGGGTCGACCCCTTGGCGCGCCGCGAATTCTGGCGAAGAATAAATGGGCTGGCCGAGCAAGGCGTGACTATCATGGTAACGACGCATTTCATGGAGGAAGCCGAGTATTGCGATAGACTGGCCATCATGGCAGCCGGTGAAATTCTTACTATCGGTACCCCCTCTGAAATCAAGGTCCAGGCACGTTCCGCGATACTTCCTCATCCGGGTATGGAAGATGCGTTCGTTGGGCTGATCGAGGCACATGAAGCGTGA
- a CDS encoding ABC transporter permease: protein MNSASMRLTGLIRKEFLQIIRDPSSIAIAFLMPVILLLLFGYGVSLDSEHVPLGLVVEQPSADTASFTAALHNSRYFSPVSFQSTPKAVDAMMAGRISAIIVLRHDFAQRLRQPQGAPIQLIVNGVDANTARIVTGYVTGAWGTWLEHSSLDQGKTLSVPVVMTQRIWFNEELKSRNFLVPGLIAVIMTLIGALLTAMVMAREWERGTMEALMVTPLAMNEVILGKLIPYFILGMGGLALSVAMALWLFEVPLRGSVWVLFATSALFLLTALGMGLLISTIARSQFIAGQLAIITTFLPAFLLSGFIFDINSMPAIVQVITHVVAARYYVAILQTVFLVGNEWSVILPNALALILLATIFLGLTRIKARKRLE, encoded by the coding sequence ATGAATAGCGCAAGCATGCGGCTGACCGGATTGATTCGCAAGGAATTCCTGCAGATTATCCGCGATCCCAGCAGCATAGCGATTGCATTCCTGATGCCGGTGATTCTGTTGTTGCTGTTCGGTTACGGCGTATCGCTGGATTCTGAACATGTGCCATTAGGGCTGGTAGTCGAACAGCCCAGTGCTGATACGGCGAGTTTTACCGCAGCACTTCATAATTCGCGTTATTTCTCCCCGGTATCTTTCCAGAGTACGCCAAAGGCAGTTGATGCGATGATGGCAGGCCGCATTAGTGCCATCATCGTGTTGCGCCATGACTTTGCGCAACGTCTGCGCCAGCCACAAGGTGCACCTATCCAGTTGATTGTCAACGGGGTGGATGCCAATACAGCCCGCATAGTGACCGGCTATGTTACTGGCGCATGGGGGACATGGCTGGAACACAGCAGCCTGGATCAGGGGAAGACGCTCAGCGTGCCGGTAGTGATGACGCAGCGTATCTGGTTTAATGAGGAGCTGAAGAGCCGCAATTTTCTGGTGCCGGGGCTGATCGCCGTTATCATGACGCTGATCGGCGCCCTGCTGACTGCCATGGTCATGGCGCGGGAGTGGGAGCGCGGCACGATGGAAGCACTGATGGTTACCCCGCTCGCGATGAATGAAGTGATCCTGGGCAAGCTGATACCTTATTTCATCCTCGGCATGGGCGGTTTGGCGCTGTCGGTCGCGATGGCTCTCTGGCTCTTCGAAGTGCCATTGCGCGGGTCTGTATGGGTGCTGTTTGCAACATCCGCATTGTTTCTGTTGACTGCACTGGGCATGGGGCTACTCATTTCCACGATAGCGCGCAGCCAGTTTATCGCCGGTCAGCTGGCGATCATTACTACGTTTTTACCGGCCTTTCTGTTATCCGGATTCATATTCGATATCAATAGTATGCCTGCCATAGTTCAAGTAATTACGCATGTCGTTGCGGCGCGATATTACGTGGCAATCCTGCAAACGGTTTTCCTGGTTGGCAATGAATGGAGTGTGATTCTGCCGAATGCGCTCGCGCTGATATTGCTCGCTACCATTTTTCTTGGACTTACGCGGATCAAAGCGCGTAAACGGCTGGAGTAA
- a CDS encoding PRC-barrel domain-containing protein, translated as MSFLNRDTYGMYKSYDGEGPGPSLMGADTLMGEDVYNHLDEDLGDIKEIMIDMRSGKIAYAVLSFGGFLGLGEKLFAVPWNALTLDTVNKRFILKVEKERLKNAPGFDKDDWPDMVDQTWSTSVHSFYGTKPYYDL; from the coding sequence ATGAGCTTTCTAAATCGCGATACTTACGGCATGTATAAATCGTATGATGGGGAAGGTCCCGGGCCTTCCTTAATGGGTGCAGATACATTGATGGGTGAGGATGTTTACAATCATCTCGATGAAGACCTCGGGGATATCAAGGAAATCATGATTGATATGCGCAGCGGCAAAATTGCTTACGCGGTTTTGTCGTTCGGAGGATTTCTCGGATTGGGTGAAAAACTGTTCGCCGTGCCGTGGAATGCGTTAACACTCGATACGGTGAATAAGCGTTTTATTCTGAAAGTCGAGAAAGAACGGTTGAAGAATGCGCCTGGCTTTGATAAAGACGACTGGCCAGATATGGTCGACCAGACTTGGTCAACAAGCGTACATTCGTTTTATGGCACCAAACCTTATTATGATTTGTGA
- a CDS encoding sensor histidine kinase — protein MNNINDHAIDGAWLLSVLDGSFSEIYFVDCKTKRFIHANDSAQQNLQYTMAQLETMSPLDLAPDLTEASLKKILNPLREGITDRVTFETVHHRKDGSTYPIEFRIFRSPPHTTPVFIAIGNDISQHHAAAVALQLSELRYQAIVSNIPGLVFQFLRRADGHIEFTYVSDRCEDLLDISAAQLKTNPESFLNLIMSDDRASYLESMLLSAQQLLTWNWKGRIWIEAWQDIKWIDIRATPSAMPDGTVVWDGVITNITQTKLEEIEAKRSSERLAELSAHIQQVKEQERMRIAREVHDDLGGNLTAIKMALTLVKRRISNKDTALIEKVNYIDTLADRTIESVHRIAGDLRPSILDFGIVAAIEWQSQEFERQMGIPCQFSSTDEDIELNADQATALFRVFQEALTNISKHAHATRVDVNLKRTKNGITLDIADNGRGMEQSDRLKPHSFGIRGMMERVSSLGGKLSITASPSAGSLITIQIPLN, from the coding sequence ATGAATAACATTAATGATCACGCAATTGATGGTGCATGGCTGTTAAGCGTATTGGACGGATCTTTCAGTGAAATTTATTTTGTTGATTGCAAAACCAAACGATTTATTCATGCGAATGATTCCGCTCAACAAAATCTGCAGTACACGATGGCCCAATTAGAGACTATGTCGCCATTGGATCTCGCCCCGGATTTGACTGAAGCCTCGTTAAAGAAAATTTTAAACCCCCTGCGTGAAGGTATTACAGATCGTGTCACATTTGAAACTGTGCATCACCGCAAAGATGGCTCCACTTACCCGATTGAATTCCGGATATTCCGCTCTCCTCCCCATACCACGCCTGTATTTATCGCGATTGGCAATGACATTAGTCAGCACCATGCAGCGGCGGTTGCGCTACAACTCAGCGAATTGCGTTATCAAGCCATAGTTTCCAATATACCCGGCCTCGTTTTCCAGTTTCTGCGTCGTGCTGATGGTCATATCGAATTTACTTATGTCAGTGACCGCTGCGAAGACTTGCTGGACATTTCAGCAGCGCAGCTTAAAACCAATCCCGAATCATTCCTGAATTTGATTATGAGTGACGACAGGGCGAGTTATCTGGAATCCATGCTGCTCTCCGCACAGCAGCTTTTAACCTGGAACTGGAAAGGCAGAATCTGGATTGAAGCCTGGCAAGACATCAAATGGATAGATATTCGAGCTACACCGAGTGCAATGCCGGACGGTACAGTGGTATGGGATGGCGTGATTACCAATATCACCCAGACCAAACTTGAAGAAATCGAAGCCAAGCGTTCGAGCGAACGCCTGGCAGAATTATCGGCTCATATTCAGCAAGTCAAGGAGCAGGAACGGATGCGTATCGCCCGGGAGGTTCATGATGATCTCGGCGGCAATCTTACCGCCATAAAAATGGCGCTGACGCTCGTCAAACGCCGAATATCCAATAAAGACACAGCGCTAATCGAAAAAGTAAATTATATAGACACACTCGCAGACCGGACCATTGAATCAGTACATCGCATTGCCGGCGATTTGCGTCCCAGCATACTGGATTTCGGCATCGTCGCAGCCATTGAGTGGCAATCGCAGGAATTTGAACGTCAAATGGGCATACCGTGCCAGTTTTCCAGTACGGATGAAGATATAGAGCTTAATGCCGACCAGGCCACTGCCCTCTTCCGGGTTTTTCAGGAAGCATTAACCAATATCAGCAAACATGCTCATGCAACTCGAGTGGATGTGAACCTGAAACGAACCAAAAATGGCATTACTTTAGATATTGCAGACAATGGCCGAGGTATGGAACAATCTGATAGACTCAAACCTCATTCATTTGGCATACGCGGCATGATGGAGCGCGTAAGTTCATTAGGTGGTAAATTATCGATTACAGCCAGCCCGAGTGCCGGCAGTTTAATCACTATTCAAATTCCGTTAAATTAA